The following is a genomic window from Niabella soli DSM 19437.
CCTGTTCCGGCGAGCCCCTGCTGATGCCCAACTGCAGCCGCCCTTCTGAAATTAGATCAGCCGCCCCGGCATCTTCCACCATATACAAGGGATTCTCGTAACGCATGTCGATCACCCCTGTTCCAATCTCTATTTTATTGGTTTTGGCGCCGATGGCAGCAAGCAAAGGAAAAGGTGATCCCAATTGAGCAGCAAAATGATGCACCCGAAAATAGGCGCCATCCAAACCGATTGCCTCGGCGGCAACAGCCAGATCGATCGATTGAAGCAAGGTGTCACTTGCGGTACGGGTTTGGTAGGCGGGATGGTTCGCCCAATGCCCGAATGATAAAAATCCTATTTTCTTCATACGTCCTTTTTTGCTTCTTATATAAATGTAATAAAAAAAAGCGTTTCAAAAGCGATACACGGGCCGGTTCTAATTTGCCTTATAGTAATCAACCAGTATTTTGCTTGAGGGTTGACATCTGAGGTTTATCATTTCACGACAGAACCTCCTTTCTTATTCTCCGTTTCATAATTTTCATATTATCACATTTCCATATTCTCACCCGTCCGTTTTCTATGATACAAGCGGGCATTTGATGCAGCCGCAATAAAAAACCGCCCCGGAATCTCTGCCGGAACGGTCTGTTATTTAAAAGCGTGTAATTGCTTATGCGTTTTTGCCGATACAGTTCAGGTCGTTGAAGGCTTCTTCCAAACGTTTTACAAAAGTCTCTTCCCCTTTGCGCAGCCATACGCGTGGGTCGTAGTATTTTTTGTTGGGTTTGTCTGCCCCTTCAGGATTGCCCAACTGGCCCTGCAGGTAAGCTTCGTTCTTTTTGTAGTAGTCGAATACCCCCTCAGCAAATGCCCACTGCATATCGGTATCCAGGTTCATTTTGATTGCGCCATAGCCGATCGCTTCAGTGATTTTCGCTTTCTCGGAACCGCTACCGCCGTGGAATACAAAGTAAACCGGTTTATCAGAAGCGGTACCAAATTTTTGCTGAATGAATTTCTGGCTGTTATCCAGGATAGTGGGGGTCAGTACCACATTGCCGGGTTTGTAAACGCCGTGTACATTCCCAAATGCTGCAGCAACAGTAAACAGATTGCCTACTTTGCTCAGGGCTTCGTAAGCCTGCGCTACGTCTTCCGGCTGCGTATATAATTTGGAGTTGTCCACGTCAGTATTGTCCACGCCATCTTCTTCGCCACCGGTAACGCCCAGTTCAATTTCAATGCTCATGCCCAGAGGCGCCATGCGCTTGAAGAATTCAACAGAAGTTTCAATATTTTCACCGATAGGTTCTTCGCTCAGATCCAGCATGTGTGAGCTATATAAGGGTTGTCCTTTTTCTTTATGGAATTGCTCGCCGGCATCGATCAGCGCGCTGATCCAGGGCAGCCATTTTTTTGCCGCATGGTCGGTATGCAATACAACCGGAACACCATAATATTTTGCCACATTATGTACGTGCATAGCTCCGCTGATGGCTCCGGAAATATTTGCCTGCAATTTATCATTGGGCATTCCTTTGCCGGCAAAGAATTGTGCCCCGCCATTGCTGAACTGGATCATAACTGGAGAATTTACCTTTGCAGCGGTTTCCAAAACAGCGTTTACGCTATCGGTTCCAACCACATTTACAGCAGGTAATGCAAACTGATTCTCTTTTGCGTCATTATAGAGGTCTTCCAGCTCTTTGCCAAACAAAACCCCGGCTCTGTATTTACTCATTTGATAAAATTTTTTAAAATAACTTATTGTTTGATTTGCGAGGCGCTAAGTTAACTATTCCTGATAAATTATTGGCTATTTTGGAGAATATATTGAAGTTGTTTAAACTTAATTGGGGAAATGTTGATTTTTTTACAAACCAGTGTTATGTTAATCGTGAAACGTCAAAGGTGAAACGCGAGAGGTTTACGTTTATCGCCCGCCTGACCGGACGGGCAGGTTTCACGTTTTCCGATACCGCACGCCGTTTTGCAAATAATATGACGCTAACTCCTTTTCACAGGGCCAAAAACCGGCTTTTTCAGGGACCGGGTTTTTTCCTGGATCAGTTTCAGGTTTTCCCGCAGCATATATTTTAAATGCAGTTTTAGTATCTGCCCCATGGAGTTGCACCGGTTGAAAGCGGCCGTATGAAAATGCTGGTTCAACTGCTCTGCCAATTGCTTTTGTTTTTCCGGAGGGGCAATCTCGTCCCGCGACATAATGTTGAGTAACTCCATTAACCGGAAACGACCGGCTGCCACCCGGAACGCCATCGCAGAGCGTTCTTCGGCTTTATACTGTTCAATCGATTCTTTGTTCAGGTGCGTTAAAACTGTTTGCACAAAACGATTATTCTCTTTGAAAAACTGAGGCATATAAAGGCTTTTGCGGCCTTCATAACTTTGCTGGTCAAAATCGATAGCCCGGATACGATACTGGTATCCCTCAATATCCGGCGTGCTTACAATTACAAAATTATAACTGCGCATATCACCCAGCAGCCGCACAAAACAACGCTCGTTGAATTTTACAAACTCCTTTGCAAATCGGGTTTTATTGGTTTCCGGAAGATCTAAATAATTGTCTACAAAAACATCCCCCGGAAGGCCGGGTATATGCTCTTCCACCAGAGTGCCGCCATCGGTATAAAAGGTGATGCGGTTGGGGGAGAGGATATGCTCCATTTCCAGTCCATAAATGCGGGACGCATCGGTGATCTTCATATAATAATGATCAAAATTGGCATTGAACTTATTAATGATACGGATACGAAAGGGCAGGGAGTTGCCGAAATTGCAAAAGTCGATACGCGCCACATCCAGTTGGTCGGCAAAGGTCATGTCACCTTCGGTTTTGAGGATCGCATAGATCTTCACCAGTCCTTCTTTTAAAAAATCCCATTCCCGTTTATCGTAAATAGCTTTTTCCCAATGGGTGTAGTTGCCTTCGCTGTCTTTAATGGGGACCGACCAGGTAAAATTGAGCAGTTCTTTATGTGATACGGGCAGCTTTACCTCACGCCCCTGGTGTTTCAGATAGGCCGACAATTCCCTGCTAACAGGGTATAACAATTTTTTCCTTGAAGGTTTATCGTTCAACTGGTCAATAAGCGAAGTGTCCATAGGGCAATTTAAAATAAGAGATGAAGAATATCAAATTTTAAAGTGGAAGAGTCTTAGTTGCCGAGCAGAGGGAATCATTCGCTACTGCTTCTTCAATTTCATTTTGTAGGGGTGAGAGACATTTTTTCCCGGAAGCATTCGGGACCAAAACGTAGCGCAAAAGGGGCATAGGGCTATAAAAAGATCCGTAAAGCTTAAGAAAACAACATTGAATGTTGAATTTAAAATTTTGAAATTGGATATTTTGCATTCATCATTATAATTTAAAATCCATCCCCGCCACTTTTAGCAAAAAATCACCACTGCAATAAGCACGAACAGCCAGCCAGTTACTTTGAGGGAAAATTCCTGCAACGGTAATATCCTGAATGCTACCATTTCCTGAAACGCCTTTAATAAAAGAACGGTTCAGTTGCTGGCTGATATTGGTTTTGGCAGTATTAAGTATTGAGGTGAGATCGTATTGCGCCATCGTTTCGATAGTGCTGGTGATCTTTCTGGAAAATAACCAATCGGCCGTTTTCAGCAGGGCGTTTTTTGACTGGAGTTCAAAGTCTACATCCGTAATCCTGAAAGTCCTGGAATCGGCATAGTATAAGGGCTTTCCGGTTACGAAGAAGGAGCCGTTGTTGGTGCCGGTAAAGCGTACCTGTATTACCAGGCGATTATCCGCGCTGCCCACCAGCCTGCATTCCTGAAAAACAAACCGTTTCTTTATAAAAGCCTTGCTGAATACAAATTCTTTTCCTTTGATCTGTTCTGTCAGCAACCGGCTCAGCGAATCGTAGTTCATTACCAGGTCTGCATAAATGCGAAAGCCTTTATCGCGACTGAAATTACCGATATGGGGAACAGGGGTTATAAGGGGCTCAGGCTTTTCGAACCGTATGATGGGCCTGGCGGCCAGGCCAACCCCGATCTGCAACTGATCATTAGCGGCCGTAACATTATTGATGCGTATCCGCTGCGGATTAAGCTGCAGCCAGCCCATATTATTAATATTGTAAGGGGTGTTCATTATATTCCAAAGCTGCTGGAACCGGGGTTTCAGGTCGATGCGCCCATAGCCTTTTTCCAAACCGGCTTTCGACTGATCCAGTTCTTTTTTCAATGCATCAAGTATTGATGTGGTAATGTCCTGCCCCCAAAAGCAGACGGTGCAGCGATCCAATGGTTCGGGTTCCTTGCGTACCACCTGCATTTTTATGCTGTAGTTGGTCATTAAAAAGAGGTGCACCGTTAATCCTACTTTTACCTTCCGCTCGCCTTCTTCAAACCCGCACTGACAGGCCGGCGTCCAGGGGGAAAGCGCTTTCCCGTTTACGCAGGCACGTGTGGAACCGATAATCTTATAATAACCGGTGAAAGCGATATCGATAGTGGTGTTTTTTATGGTAAACTGGAGCGGGCCTCTCCGGAAACTGTATTTATAACGAATGCCGCATCCTTCCTGAACCCAGTCGTCAGGGAAATGGGGTGAAGTAAAAAGTGTATCTACCTGTTTATTTGCCAACGCGAAGAAGGGTGCCAGGTCAATCTGAACGGGGATATCAATGTTGGATTCAGGAACAGTAGCCGCCGGGTAGGCAGGCGCCGACAGTTGCGGGGCAGGAGTGTGGATAGCGGGCTGACAAAAAATGAAGACAGAAGGAATCCAGCAAAAAAGAAAGAGTGTTGTGCAATATTTTGTCATGAAATAAAAGTACCGTTTTCTGGTTAAGGATTTGCGGTGCCCAATCATTTAGGGTCGTCATTGCGATGAGCTCGACGCAGGAGGAAGAAGAGAAGTCTCGCCATTAAAGAACAGGGAGGTGTCAAATGTTGTGCCTGGCCGGGAAAGCGATAAGGCGGTAAATCAGCGCTAATTGAAAAATAATACCTTCCTGTATTTCCGGCTTCCCGGCATTTGATATAGCTCCAGGTTATGCCGGCCTTATTTCAGCATCTGCCACCTTTTTATCACTTTCCGGATCGCCGCTCCAGCCACCCACCGGCACAATGCCCCAATGGTTCTCGTCGGCACAATCAAAATCGATCTTATGTTTTTCGGGGATGGCGCCGTCAACTAAGGACCCTTGTTTTATCGAGGGGAAGATCTCTTCAAAAGTAAACATAGCCGTTAGGGATACCCTCCGGTAAATATGCGACCGGGTGATCGATTTTACATTGTCGAGACCGGCAGCTCCCATCAGTTCCACAAAAGTTGCCACCGTGTGTTTATGAAAATTAGCCACGCGCTGTTTCTTATCGTCCACAACCAACCCTCTCGTGTACTTGGGGTCTTGTGTGGCCACGCCGGTAGGGCAGCGGTTGGTGTTGCAAAGCAATGCCTGTATGCAACCCACGGCCAGCATCATCGCGCGTGCACAATTGCAGGCATCGGCGCCCAGGGCAATCGTACGGGCAATATGGAAGCCTGTGGTGATCTTGCCGGAAGCAATGATCTTTATGTGATGACGGATATTCAGTCCCCTTAAAATATCATCTACAAAGGCCAGCCCGTCCAGGAGCGGGGCGCCCACATAATTGGAGAATTCCTGCGGAGCAGCTCCTGTACCGCCTTCACCGCCATCTACCGTAATAAAATCAGGATAGGTATTGTGGGTGATCATTGCTTTACAGATGGCAATGAATTCGCTTTTATGACCAATACATAGTTTAAATCCGACCGGTTTTCCCCCGGATAATTCCCGCAATTGCCGGATAAATTGAATTAACTCCTTAGGCGAACTGAAAGCCGTATGGTAGGGTGGAGATTCCACCGTTGTGCCGGGAGCTACATGCCGGATCCTTGCAATTTCCGGTGTATTCTTCGCCGCAGGCAAAATACCGCCGTGCCCGGGCTTGGCTCCCTGTGAAATTTTTATTTCGATCATCTTCACATTGGAGATCCGGGCCTTCTCTGCAAACAAAGTGGGTGAGAAATCGCCTTTATCATCCCGGCAACCGAAATAACCTGTTCCAATCTGCCAGATCAGGTCGCCGCCATGTTTCAGGTGATATTCACTTAAACCGCCCTCCCCGGTATTGTGCGCAAAATTCCCGATCCGGGCGCCGGCATTCATGGCCTCAACCGCATTGGAGCTCAGCGATCCGTAACTCATCGCCGAAATGTTCAAAATACTTCCGTTATAAGGCTGCCGGCAATCTTTATTGCCAAATACCACCCTCGGATCATGATTTAAATTGCTGAAATTCTTAGGTGCTATCGAATGGCAGATCCATTCATAACCCGGAGCATATACATCCAGTTGGGTGCCAAAGGGCATAGTGTCATTGTCCTCTTTGGCGCGCTGGTACACTGTGGAGCGATCGATCCGGTTCAACGGGCGTCCGTCAATATCCGATTCAATAAAATATTGATAAATTTTCGGGCGCAATTCTTCCATTACATAACGCAGCCGCCCGAATACGGGGTAAATGCGCCGGATGGTATGTTTGGTCTGAAGCATATCATAATAGCCCATACAGGAAACAACCAGTAAAACCGCAAACACCACATACCAGTTTCTGCTGATATAATACGCCAGAAAAAAGGTGATCAGCAGCGACAGCAGCGATGCAAAAAGAAAAATGCGTCTCATAGAACAAGAATTCAATTAACAGCGAATGTAGGAAGAAAACGGATGCTGAGCGCTCAATGCTGAATGCATAACGCCGAACGCTCAATGCTGAATGCAAAATGCCAGAGATCGGACATGGGTGAATGGTTAGTGGTGAATAGTGAATAGTTTCGGCAGAATGTGATGTTCTTTTAGCGTGAAACGGCAGACGTCTCCAAATATCGGCCGTTGACTATTCACTATTGCCTTTTCTCATTCTAAAGCAGCCCTTCATCGGCAAAACTGTAATATCCCTCGTCGCTCACAATGATATGGTCTATTACTTTTATATCAAAAAAACCGGCGGCTTCTTTTATTTTTTTGGTGAGATATTCATCAGCCCGGCTGGGCGACAAATTGCCGGAAGGGTGATTGTGCGACAGGATGATGCCAACGGCGTTTTTCTCCAGGGCTTTTCTGAGGATGATGCGCGGGTCGGTCACGGTGCCGGTGATACCTCCTTCACTCACCGTTTCATAATGAATGATATTATTGTTCTGGTTGAGGTAGAGCACCACAAACACTTCATGCGAATGATCCTGCAGGATGGTGCGCAGGTAAGCGCCGATCTGCTTGCTGCCGGCCGTAATGGCGCGCCCATTCGGCCGGTCGGCCTGCCTTCGGCGCCCCAGTTCCAGGGCGGCACAGATGGTCACGGCCTTTGCTTCACCAATTCCCTGGATGCGGGTAAGATCAGCAATGGTCATTTTCCCCAGTTCGTTAAGACTATTGTTCCCGAGTTGCAGGATCTCTTTGCCCAGATCCAGGGCCGATTTGCGGGAAGTGCCATTATGAATGAGGATGGCTAATAGTTCTGAATTGCTCAGGCGGCCCGTGCCGTGGAGTATTAATTTCTCCCGCGGGCGATCATCTTTCGCCCAGTCTTTGATGGTGCTTCTAGGTTTCATTCCTGTAAGATACAAAATGATTATAGCTATAAAAAATTTTTAAATGCTTGGGTAATTGTGCCGGTTATTAATATCTTCGCCGCTCATTCGTATTAAACATGGAACTTCCGGTTTTTAACATGCATTCAGCCAAAATTTTTGCCGGCTCGGCATCGAAACAATTAGCAGAAGAAATATGCGGCCGCTACGGCTGTACTTTAGGAGAAGTGCACACCCAGCGCTTTAGCGACGGTGAGATTTATGTGAACTTCCTGGAAAGCGTGCGGGGCGATTATGTGTTCCTGATCCAGAGCACTTATGCCCCTTCTGATAACCTGATGGAGCTGCTGCTGATGATTGACGCGGCAAAAAGAGCATCGGCCTATAAAGTGATCGTGGTAATGCCTTATTATGGGTACGCCCGGCAGGACCGCAAGGACCGGCCGCGGGTGGCAATTGGTAGTAAATTGGTTGCCAATATGTTAACAGCGGCAGGAGCCGATCGCCTGATCACCATGGACCTGCACGCGCCACAGATCCAGGGTTATTTTGACATTCCGGTGGATCATTTGGACAGCCACGCGGTTTTTATCCCTTATGTGGAGCAATTACAGTTGGAAAACCTTACCTTTGCGGCCCCGGACGTAGGAGCAACAAACCGGATACGTGAAATTGCCTCCTATTTTAATGCGGAGATGGTGATCTGCGATAAGCACCGGAAACGGGCAAATGAGATCGCCAGCATGCGGGTAATTGGAGATGTGGAAGGCCGGAACGTGGTTATTATTGATGATATCTGCGATACGGGCGGTACACTGGCAAAAAGCGCCGGGCTGATCATGGAAAAAGGAGCAAAGAGCGTTAGGGCAATGATCACCCACCCTATATTAAGCGGTAAGGCTTACGAAAATATAGCCAACAGCGCTTTACAGGAACTGGTGGTTTGTGATACCATCCCGTTGCGCAAGGAAGGGGACAAGATAAAGGTGATCACCGTGGCGAATCTTTTTGCAGTGGCGATCAAACACGCGTTCGAAAATAAGAGTATCACCAGCCTGTTTGTGCACTCCAATTTAAGAACGTCGAATCCATAGTAAATTAAACAACAACATAAAAATGAAAACAATTACAATCGAAGGACAACTGAGGACCGAGTTTGGCAAAAGAGCCACCCGCCAGATCCGCTCTCAGGGCGCCGTGCCTGCTGTAATTTATGGGGGTGCTAAAGAGATCAACTTCAGTGCACCGGCGGCAGCATTCAAAGGACTGGTTTATACGCCTAACTTTCAGTTGGCGGAAGTAAACCTGGACGGAACTACGTACAGATGTATTCTGAAAGATCTTCAGTTCGATAAAGTAACCGACGAACTGATCCACCTGGATCTGCTGGAATTGACAGACGACAAAAAAGTGATCGCGGCCATTCCCGTTAAATTTACCGGAAGCGCTAAAGGGGTAAAAGATGGCGGACGCTTTGTTTCGAAGATCAAATCCCTGAAAGTAAAAACCCTCCCCAAATACCTGAAAGAGGTGATCGAAGTGCCTATTGATAATTTAGAGATCAATGCAAACATTCGTGTGGAAGATGTAGTGGCCGAGAACATGGAGATCATGAACTCTCCGCGTATTCCTATTGCTTCTATTGTTATGACAAGACAACTGAAGCAGGAAGAAGCTGCAGCTAAGAAATAATTTTTACAAAAAAATAAAAAAAGCCCGCATCCAGCCGATGTGGGCTTTTTTATTTTCAATAAATTTGACATCAGGTATATGAAATATTTAATTGCAGGTTTAGGGAATATTGGAAATGAATATGCGCATACCCGCCATAATATTGGTTTTGATGTTGTAGCGGCTTTTGTTTTTAAGCATGGGGGTGAGTTCAAAAATGACCGGCTGGCCTATCATGCCGAAGTGAAAATAAAAGGAAGAACGGTGGTGTGCGTGTGCCCTACCACTTATATGAACCTTAGTGGAAAAGCGGTTCAATACTGGCTGGGAAAAGAGAAAATACCTTTAGAGCGATCTTTAACGATTTTAGACGATTTAGCCTTACCTTTATCGAAGATGCGGATTAAACCTGCAGGCAGCGATGGCGGCCATAACGGTTTACGAAGCATACAGGCACATTTAAATACTACTGCTTATCCAAAACTACGATTCGGGATCGGGAACGATTTCCCCAAAGGTATGCAGGCTGATTTTGTATTAGGAAAATGGAACAAGGATGAAGAGGCATTGGTAAAGCTAAAAATTGAAAAAGCAACCGAGGCTATCGAAACATTCTTATTTCAGGGCATAGAAGCTGCTATGAATGAAATAAATAACAAAGAATATACGTTGTAACAAGAAGCGAAAAAATCCTACTGAAGTATGAAAATTATTTGTATTGGTCGTAACTATGTTGCCCATGCCAAAGAGTTGGGTAATGAAGTTCCGGAGGAGCCGGTTGTATTTATGAAACCAAAGAGTGCGCTGCTGCGACCGCACCTGCCTTTTTATTATCCTGAATTTACGAACGAACTGCATTACGAGTGTGAACTGGTGCTGCGGATTTCAAAAAACGGGCGCTATATTAATAAACGATATGCACAACAATATTTCGACGCCGTAACGCTGGGTATCGATTTTACAGCAAGAGATATTCAAAACGAATTAAAGAAAAAAGGCCTGCCCTGGGAAAAGGCAAAAGCGTTCGATAACTCGGCCGTTATCGGAAAATGGCGCCCTTTTAGCGATTTTACAAACCCCAAAGCCATCAATTTCGGGCTGTATAAAAATGAAGAACTGGTGCAGCATGGTAACTCATCCAATATGATTCACTCGTTTGAATCGATCCTGGCGCATGTTTCCAAATACTTTACCCTTAATATCGGCGACCTCGTTTTTACGGGCACCCCCGAGGGTGTAGGTGAAGTGGTAACCGGCGATGTGCTGGAAGGGATCCTGGAAGATGAAAGCGTGTTCCAGGTAACAGTTGAATAAAAGCGTAATAGCTATTGTGTGGGTCACAGATTGCACGGTCTCACAGAACGTTTTTTAAAATCTGTGCAAATCTGCGGAATCTGTGAGAAAAAATTCGAAAGCGCAAATGAACTCAGTGCTTCTGTGCTCAGTCGCAAAAACAAAAGGTACCGAAACGCAATAGCCGCAGGCCATCTCAAAAATTAGCAAAAAATTTTAGGAAGAGTTTGAACCGAAATGTTTATTTTTGCAACAAAGTTTCAAAAGTAAACAGTGAGGAAGCATGGTAAAATACAGTATGCGTTAGGGTGGTGCCTGCTAATCGTTTTTACGATAGCCGTTACCCCAAAACTATACCTGCACAATGCGCTCAGCCACCACAAAGACCAGCTATTTGAGCATTCCGGTCAAAAAAGCATTTATAAATACGAATACAGTTGCGGTTTTATAAATATTGAAACCACTGCTCCGTTTGTTGATCCGGAGAAAAAACCGTCCTTTTTAAAACGCATTATTGCCGCGACTATACCGGACCCCAAACCGGTTGCGTTATTCTTTCTTTATCTGACTCCTGCGTACCTCCGAGGTCCGCCTGCATACATTTCCTGATTGAAGAATCTATTTTTTCTAACCACAGGGTTGTAGTTCTCTAACTGCGGCATCCTGTTCATTAAATATATGTATGCTAAAAAAAATCATTGGACTTATGGTCCTTTTCCTGGGTTATAATCTTATCAGTGCTTCAACGGTTGCGCCTGTTTTTGATGAGCTGAACAGTTCAATTGAAGGCGTGGTTACCGATGCGGAAACCAACCAGCCATTAGCTGGGGCAACTGTTTCGCTGCCCGACCTGAAAGTGGCAGTAACAACGGGCCAAAATGGGCATTATGTTATAAAATCGCTTCGGTCCGGATCGTTTACGATTGCCGTCTCTTTTGTAGGGTATAAGTCTTATGTAACCACTGTAGCTGTTAACGGAGCCACCCAGAAAGATTTTAAATTGAGCGTTTCGGTGGTGGAAAACCAGGCAGTAGTGGTCACAGGCGTAGCCTCCTCTACTTTGTCAAAAGCCACGCCAGCGCATGTTTCCATCATATCTGAAAAAGACCTCCAGCGCTCCGGTGGCACTAACCTGATGCAGGCCATCGCCAAAGTGCCGGGAGTTTCCGTTATTACTACGGGACCTGCGATTGCCAAGCCCACCATCCGCGGGCTGAGCTATAACCGCGTGGTGACGCTGAACGACGGCGTGCGGCAGGAAGGGCAGCAATGGGGCGATGAACACGGCGTGGAGATTGACGAGTATAGCGCGCGTAAAGTGGAAGTGCTGCGAGGCCCTGCTTCGCTGATGTATGGCAGTGACGCGCTGGGGGGTGTTATTAATGTATTGACCAATGTTCCGGTTACGAATAATACCATTAAAGCCAATATCGCGGGCAACCTTAATAGTAATAATAATATGCAGGGGGGCTATGCCGATGTGGCGGGCAATATAAACGGGTTTAACTGGAATGCCTACGGTAGTTTAAAAAGCGCCGGGGATTATAAAAATAAATACGACGGCAGCGTTTTGAACAGCCGTTTCAATGAAAAGAATTTTGGTGGTTATATAGGCCTCAACAAAAGCTGGGGATATACGCACCTGCTGTTCTCCAGCTATGACCAACAGGTAGGTATGGTGGATGGCGCACGCGACGATGCGGGTAATTTTATTTTGGAGGGATATGATACGCTCACATCAGCGATGCGGCAAAGTAGGCACCCCCTGATTCCCAATCAGCATATTCAACATTTTAAAGTGGCGCTTGATAATAGCTTTAACCTGGGTGGCGGGGGGCGCATTACAGCCCTGGTAGCCTACCAGCACAACCAGCGCCGGGAGTTTGGCGATGTGGCAACGCCCGACGTTCCTGGTAGTTATTTTGACCTGCAAACGATCAATTACAACCTGGGCTGGCACCTGCCCGTGAAGAATGACTGGAAGACCGCATTTGGTGTAAATGGCATGAGCCAGCAAAACCAGGATAAGGCAGTAGAGGCGCTGATACCGGAGTACGGCCTTTTTGATGTGGGGATCTATGGCGTTACCACAAAAACGATTAACAAAACAATCATTACGGGGGGTGTTCGCTTTGACAACCGGAACATCGATAGTAAACTGACCTATTCGGACGGAGCGCCGCTCTTTCAAGCCTTCAAAAAGAACCTGTCCAGCTTTTCCGGAAGCATTGGTTTGACGCATGATATCAGCGACCAGGTTACGTTAAAAGCCAATGCCAGTAAGGGATTTCGGGCGCCAAATATGGCGGAGCTCGCCGCCAATGGGGTACACGAGGGAACCTTTCGCTACGAAATCGGTAATCAATACCTGAAAAGCGAGGATGCTTACGCGCTGGACCTGGGGTTGGATGTAAATACGCAGCATGTGTCATTGAATGTGTCTCCGTATTTTAATCATATCAACAATTATATATTTCTTCAGAAATTATTAAATACCGCAGGAGCAGATTCTCTTATCAGTAATGTTACGGCATATAAATATGATCAGCAGAGCGCCAATCTTTATGGGGTGGAAGCTTCACTGGATATTCATCCGCA
Proteins encoded in this region:
- the fbaA gene encoding class II fructose-bisphosphate aldolase, with amino-acid sequence MSKYRAGVLFGKELEDLYNDAKENQFALPAVNVVGTDSVNAVLETAAKVNSPVMIQFSNGGAQFFAGKGMPNDKLQANISGAISGAMHVHNVAKYYGVPVVLHTDHAAKKWLPWISALIDAGEQFHKEKGQPLYSSHMLDLSEEPIGENIETSVEFFKRMAPLGMSIEIELGVTGGEEDGVDNTDVDNSKLYTQPEDVAQAYEALSKVGNLFTVAAAFGNVHGVYKPGNVVLTPTILDNSQKFIQQKFGTASDKPVYFVFHGGSGSEKAKITEAIGYGAIKMNLDTDMQWAFAEGVFDYYKKNEAYLQGQLGNPEGADKPNKKYYDPRVWLRKGEETFVKRLEEAFNDLNCIGKNA
- a CDS encoding DUF4403 family protein, producing MTKYCTTLFLFCWIPSVFIFCQPAIHTPAPQLSAPAYPAATVPESNIDIPVQIDLAPFFALANKQVDTLFTSPHFPDDWVQEGCGIRYKYSFRRGPLQFTIKNTTIDIAFTGYYKIIGSTRACVNGKALSPWTPACQCGFEEGERKVKVGLTVHLFLMTNYSIKMQVVRKEPEPLDRCTVCFWGQDITTSILDALKKELDQSKAGLEKGYGRIDLKPRFQQLWNIMNTPYNINNMGWLQLNPQRIRINNVTAANDQLQIGVGLAARPIIRFEKPEPLITPVPHIGNFSRDKGFRIYADLVMNYDSLSRLLTEQIKGKEFVFSKAFIKKRFVFQECRLVGSADNRLVIQVRFTGTNNGSFFVTGKPLYYADSRTFRITDVDFELQSKNALLKTADWLFSRKITSTIETMAQYDLTSILNTAKTNISQQLNRSFIKGVSGNGSIQDITVAGIFPQSNWLAVRAYCSGDFLLKVAGMDFKL
- a CDS encoding FMN-binding glutamate synthase family protein codes for the protein MRRIFLFASLLSLLITFFLAYYISRNWYVVFAVLLVVSCMGYYDMLQTKHTIRRIYPVFGRLRYVMEELRPKIYQYFIESDIDGRPLNRIDRSTVYQRAKEDNDTMPFGTQLDVYAPGYEWICHSIAPKNFSNLNHDPRVVFGNKDCRQPYNGSILNISAMSYGSLSSNAVEAMNAGARIGNFAHNTGEGGLSEYHLKHGGDLIWQIGTGYFGCRDDKGDFSPTLFAEKARISNVKMIEIKISQGAKPGHGGILPAAKNTPEIARIRHVAPGTTVESPPYHTAFSSPKELIQFIRQLRELSGGKPVGFKLCIGHKSEFIAICKAMITHNTYPDFITVDGGEGGTGAAPQEFSNYVGAPLLDGLAFVDDILRGLNIRHHIKIIASGKITTGFHIARTIALGADACNCARAMMLAVGCIQALLCNTNRCPTGVATQDPKYTRGLVVDDKKQRVANFHKHTVATFVELMGAAGLDNVKSITRSHIYRRVSLTAMFTFEEIFPSIKQGSLVDGAIPEKHKIDFDCADENHWGIVPVGGWSGDPESDKKVADAEIRPA
- the radC gene encoding RadC family protein, whose product is MKPRSTIKDWAKDDRPREKLILHGTGRLSNSELLAILIHNGTSRKSALDLGKEILQLGNNSLNELGKMTIADLTRIQGIGEAKAVTICAALELGRRRQADRPNGRAITAGSKQIGAYLRTILQDHSHEVFVVLYLNQNNNIIHYETVSEGGITGTVTDPRIILRKALEKNAVGIILSHNHPSGNLSPSRADEYLTKKIKEAAGFFDIKVIDHIIVSDEGYYSFADEGLL
- a CDS encoding ribose-phosphate diphosphokinase translates to MHSAKIFAGSASKQLAEEICGRYGCTLGEVHTQRFSDGEIYVNFLESVRGDYVFLIQSTYAPSDNLMELLLMIDAAKRASAYKVIVVMPYYGYARQDRKDRPRVAIGSKLVANMLTAAGADRLITMDLHAPQIQGYFDIPVDHLDSHAVFIPYVEQLQLENLTFAAPDVGATNRIREIASYFNAEMVICDKHRKRANEIASMRVIGDVEGRNVVIIDDICDTGGTLAKSAGLIMEKGAKSVRAMITHPILSGKAYENIANSALQELVVCDTIPLRKEGDKIKVITVANLFAVAIKHAFENKSITSLFVHSNLRTSNP
- a CDS encoding 50S ribosomal protein L25, producing the protein MKTITIEGQLRTEFGKRATRQIRSQGAVPAVIYGGAKEINFSAPAAAFKGLVYTPNFQLAEVNLDGTTYRCILKDLQFDKVTDELIHLDLLELTDDKKVIAAIPVKFTGSAKGVKDGGRFVSKIKSLKVKTLPKYLKEVIEVPIDNLEINANIRVEDVVAENMEIMNSPRIPIASIVMTRQLKQEEAAAKK
- the pth gene encoding aminoacyl-tRNA hydrolase codes for the protein MKYLIAGLGNIGNEYAHTRHNIGFDVVAAFVFKHGGEFKNDRLAYHAEVKIKGRTVVCVCPTTYMNLSGKAVQYWLGKEKIPLERSLTILDDLALPLSKMRIKPAGSDGGHNGLRSIQAHLNTTAYPKLRFGIGNDFPKGMQADFVLGKWNKDEEALVKLKIEKATEAIETFLFQGIEAAMNEINNKEYTL